TGGAGGAACTGCCAAGCTGGAATTTGGGGGAATGGGGTTGCGGTCGAGGAAGAAGTCCTGGCCGGATTTGGCTTGCATGCTGAAGGGTCAACACCCCCGTTGTAAGGGGTCAGAACAAGATAACAGACATGCTGTGCTCTGAACGCCGGACAGCTAAGTCTTCTTGCTGAGTGCTGTGTATGCTTCTGCCTCACCCGCTCAATCTGTTACTGATGCCTGCCTTACTGTTATTGTTGGACCGCTAACTCCAAATGCCTTTTTTCCGCAACCGATAAATTATTCTTGTACGTGCGAATGACGTCAAATGAAAATGTCACGGAGATCTCGGTTGGCGGAGGAGCATGCCAGAGAGCACACGCCGAGATTAATTGCAGTGGGAGATCCCAGGTGTCAAAGGGACATTGATCTGAAAGTTCACTTGGGGAgtttccaccaccccctccctGACGTTAGCAAGAGGGCGGCCAGTCGGTTGTGGAAAGAGGCTCCTTAGGAAAAGGCTCCCGTTAGAGGTAATGCAAGGAGGATGCCGATTTTGTGCCTGAAAGATGTACTGGAGAGCAAGAGGCAAATGGAACACAGAGGCCCGGATTACCTGCGCGGCACGCCAAGCCAGCTGCCCGGGAACACCTCTTCACAGTGCTGTTTTAGGGGGGCTGGTAAGCATTGCTGTCTTAGCTTGGGCTAAACGGGGGTGTTCTGCCCGGCGATAAATTTGGATGCTGAAGCTCAACGATGTTGGAATCCAATGCATGTCAAACCGCGCTACTAATTCTCTTTGAAACAAACTGCAAAGACGGTGAATTGGCAGGGTCTTTTCCAGGGGAGGTGAACCTCAGGCCTCCGCAGGCAAAATctaacccccccacccctgggttcTGTACCCGGCCATAACTCCTTTCCCTTATGGATGCATGGTGTTTCAGCTTTTGCAGTTATTTcccagttctaaaaggttgaaatgcctctcccaaggcttgaTTGATGGCAATAAGAGCTGGTATTTTTGTCCCCGcctctttggccccgcccactctgGAATGCGGGCCCCGAGGgcgtctctgaaattgaattcagccctcaggctgaaagagcgtTGACACATGCCTGGTCTATACTGAGACCATCAGAAAAGCTACTGCTGATTAGAGCAAAGATCCATAAAATCGAATCCCTGGCTGCATCCAGCCAGATGCCATCAGGAAGCCCTCCAgctgtgcatgaaaaaaatagTTCTGTGAACTCTGACAAAATAAGCATTCGACACCCTAAAAAATCAAATTTCCCAACCTTTGTAAAAAATGTAAActttcttttgtgtgtgcataatttctcttgttttgcataatttattttgcttattttgtGCTGTATAGGGTTTGCAGTGTTTATTCTGCATCTAATAATTATGGGGAGAGATGTGGACAGGGTTACATTGAGTGCTGTTGATGGACTCATTTCCTGTCCTAAACCCTGGACGTATTACCCAGTCATCCCTCTTGCTTCTGAGATTTTGCCTGACATGCTTTGGAAGAGTGCAAGCAACACTCTTTAGAGAACCCCTTTCCTCCCCATTTCCTGCTTTCTCCAGAACAGACTGTCTGCTTTCCCCATCCACTGAGGGTGCACaggatggtttatttttcttgaataaaccaccttgagaacccatggttagtTGTTGGGTTGTCcagggtggttagcaagccacactgcaaggttaacaagccacccttcagaaaatgtcctggatttaGACAAtttgttcaacaacaacaacaatttgttgcagtcaatagaccattccaacaaaagttacgtACAGAAACACTTAGCAAACAGTTAGCTATtgaaaagacaagtaatcatagaggatctaatggaaatggccaagttcaaaaacttggccacttgctcggtgattgatttgtctgtgtTCCGAAGTAATAGGagcattaagaattcagttgggtgactaggaaaaggttgtaaaatggggttcagaagatcattcctagccccttgataaaatcttcAGGACAGTATCACGTGTGATATGGTTTCCACCTCGGTATttttgcaggggcagcatctgtagagcagtgggattttgttgtatcggccatctaaaagtttagagggaaggacgttaagtctggctagtgagaatgctctcctgtatttgggaattgttaaccaGTGCATGGAATGCTGTAACAGCAATGAAGATCAGATGGAGTTACTCAGAGAGGTGGTGATGAACACATGAGGACAACTTGTCCAAAGGCCAGCCACAACCTGGAGCTGACACTAATCACAAGGGGCCATCTTTGGTGACATCCTCATagcccaaaacaaacaaacaaacatgcactCAGGCCCTTATTGTGCTCCTGCTTGTGAGGAATGCCCATCTTGATAATATAtcaaattgttttaaactgtgcATGTTAAAAACTTTAGACGATGTTTTAGGATCATCTAATGTTTGTATAATgttgtggtttgtaatttttgttaattgctgtgaactgcccagagagctttggctattgggcattatagaaatgaaataaataataatgaataatatcaACAATATCAACAGTAATATACACAGTACAGAAGTAAGGCAAGCCATTCTGCATAACCACAATTGTAGCATCTACAATGTGAACCCAGACATAAAAGAGAAAAACCTTGGGCATTTCAGCAAATATCATTAGAGCTAACTCCCTCCAGAAAGTAATTGATAAGAAAACCACAGTGTCTGAACAGTAAATCCTTTTTTcctggggttggggttggggcgCCTGTTGGATTAATGATTTTGCTGTTAATTGTGGAAACAATTTTGACATGCCATTCTGtggatttctattttttttttaaaaaaactgttggcTCTCTTGAAACCACAGAAAGAATTTAGCTTGAGTTGTTTCAGTTGACAAAGGCATGCTGGCGCTAGATATATGGTTCATATCATTGTCATTACGTTCTATTTTTAAACCCCAACTGCCAGCCAACTTGAAGCACGGATGGCATACGCGTCGGCCCTTGAGCGTGTATTTCTATTCGACAATATTGCCTTTTTTCAGGCCTCACCGTCATATCCCCAATTcaattttatgcttttttttttacttatgacAAAAAAGAAGTCAGTCTTCTCAATTAAGTAGaaacaacccaccaccaccaaattctaACTTTCTTCTTCTGTGCGGATGTCCGCTATACAATCGTTGCCAATTCTTCAGATGCTTGGTTATCAACAGCCTCTCAAGGAAAGAATTTTAAATGGTCCTGTGACGTCAAGGAGACcagcagtgtgtgtgagagaagggtgGGAGACCAGAGCCTTAAACCCACTGCCAAGTTATAAGCATGCAGGTAACAAAACAGATAATACAAAATGAAGAACATTTTGCATAGCAGCTAATAGCTGATGTGCACCCAGAGTGTTCTAGAATTTCCCCTTCATTCCAAAGTGAGATGGGATTTCGAAGCACTCGCCTCTAATTTCAACAAGTAGCAGGCAGCCAATTTAAAACTCTTTTCGCATCAGAATGTCTGAATGTAATCTGGAGCCTGAGGAAGTATTTGTGCAGAGGTCGCAGGTTAGCAGAGGGAACAGTTTAAGCACAATGGACAAAAAACTCAACCTTCTCAATGAAAAAGTCGACAAACTGTTAAATGACCAGGAAGATTTGACGGGAAAGCTTCACAAGGTGAATCAAGGGATTGAGGATTTGGGGAAAGGCCTTCACAAGCTAAGTGTATCGCAAACCCCAGCTGAACAGATCGGAGGAGTAAAAAGAGGTCCGAGATCTGAAGATGGCATTCAACAGATGGATACCCAAAGTGTGTGCTTCGAGATCTTAAAGCTGATGAAAGCTACGCATCAGGACACCTCAAAGTACAGGGAAAGACTggaaaaaatggagaaaatggTAGACTCGGTGGACAAGGTTGTGAAATGTTTGGGAGACACGTTCAAAAACTCTAAAGTGGTGGATTTTATTCTGAGGGGTGGGGTCCCCTGGCGGAAAGGGAGTCTCGTTGGAATCCTAGAAGAGGTGAGTTTCTCTCCCCGCTCCTTTCGTTTGGGATTTTCACAGTAGTAATATAATGTCTTCTGGTAAAATTATATGAAACATCTGTAGACTCTCCTTGCAGCATTTTATCTTCAACTCCACTGGATCCTCTAAATCCTCCCCAAGTTCTCAACATCTTCTCTtttttgttgtctttttaaaaccCAGAACGGAGTCGTTTTTATTCCTTTAGGGACATGTTCCAAGTTGCCAGATCTGACGGTGAAATTAAGTGAAGATGTGGGAATAAAAATACTCCTGCACCACAGGGCATGAGAAACTAAGGCTAGCATTTGGAGCTATCTGTAGTTGAGGTGACAAGATGAGCATGGCTGGAATTGGATGAGAAATGGTTATGGGATGCACGTCGACTCACTTTTAGCCCAAGggttgaattcagttttggagaagctctcaggagctgcattcaAAATGCGGGCAGTACCAAAGGCAAATtggggtggggctaaaatacatctcacccacccccagagtatttcagtttaaaactcttactgccaggaagtaagcttaggagaggcgtttgaagattgggggaaatgcacaaaagctaggaagccATCAAGGGCCGGGAGAAAGGGGTGGACGGGGTCAGCACCaaaggtaggtatggttgggGATCAGCCAAGGATGACTTCAGATTGCGTGAACGGCATCTTGTCTAGTTTAGCCCTAAGGTGGAAACCGCTTTGCATAATGGAAGTGCAGGTCTGAAATTATCTTGTCTTTCTTGagttgtattttgcttgttttttgggtggtgggaGAAGAAACCAATGCATTGACTTTGGTTTCCCATTGGTGGCTAAATTCTGGTCTGGAGGCCTTATTTTGCATCTAATTGTACATGCTTTTATGAGTGGGTGGAGAAAGGGTTCAGAATTTTTCCATGGAACATGTATTCTTCAGCCACTTGCCATGGTGGATCTCTTATCACTCAGAAAAGCAGATAAGCTGAACCCAGACAAGTGAAGAATGTATAAACAACTGTGTTCCTTGAAAAACAACCGGGTTTCCTGGGAATGCTCCCTTTGCTCAGGTGAGcttaatgaggggggggggatacccCATTTTAAGATGTGTGCAGCTTAactggagttgctccagccccttgatcactttagttgcccttttctgcagttttccaactctacaatattatTTTTTGTTCTGATTTTGTATTGCTGTTTCTGGTGTGATAAAGTGGCGTACAAATTAAAGTGGTGGTGACGATGCAGTGGTGACAGTGGCACCGGGGGTGGGCACCAAGCGCCCACCAAAATCTGGATCtgagaatgaaataaataaaagggagaaGGGGTTCTTTAACCATTGCCAGTCCATAgttgaaccagagtttctctgaTCTTATCTTTTCTAGACAAAAGATAAACCAGAAGAGAAAGGTGCAAAAGGAAAGCATGCTCCCGTCAACAAAGGAATCCAGGCAGAAGGCAAGAATTCCTTGGAAGGTAGTTATAAACGCATCCCaatgaataaaaatgcaaagtTGTTGCAGAGTCCGTTGTTCGAAcgcttgatttattttattttattttatttattttatttattttatttattacatttttataccgcccaatagccaaagctctctgggcggttcacaaaaattaatgacgTGTTGATGACGTGTTGATAGTATGGATTAATTCCAGGCAAGTCTCAGCGCCAGGCAAGAGCATGATTTAGCGAAGGAgggcagacaccccccccccattcctgccATTTGACACCACAACTTAATTAACTGGTTGGACAAGGAGAACCTCCTGTCAGATGCACAAACTGGGTTTAGACAAAGTATATCAATTGTAGACCACCGTTTGGCTTCGAATCAACTAATTGATAAATATGCAGAAAAACCCAAAGGAGCTTTCAATGCTGCTTTTATTGGCTTAAAAGCAGCATTTGATTCAATCTCCCATATGAGACTGTATGGCTCAGGAGCATCATTTCTAGTCCATTTGCTGGTTTGACAcattgttgtttaaaatgaaatCGGTCCATGTGCTAGCTGTGCATGCTGAAAGCACACGGCCCGTTGCAGAAAAAGATGGTGGCTCGACCAGTATTTATGCTATTACTGTAGTTGCTGTGTGGCATATGTAAAAGAGAAAATAACTGTTGATGGTCAATTAaagatggttctttatctttaaactggaattagaCAGGACAGCCACTCATATAGAAGCCAACTTCAAACGGAGGACTGTCTTTTGTAAAGGACCCAAAGTATGCCTGGTGCTGGTGCAAGGCCTCAGAAaatggtggtgtgctatctccagtattggaggcagtaagcctgtgtgcaccagttgctggggaacatgggtgggaaggtgctgttgcaccatgtcctgccttgttggtccctggctgatggctggttggccattgtgtgaacagagtgctggactagatggacccttggtctgatccagcatcagggctctttttatgttctgaaAATGTGAAGGAATAAtatgagaaggagagagaaactgAATGCTTCACCACCTTCCTGTCACCCAACTAATGACTCATACTAATATTTTCCCTATGAATGTAATTTCTGTCCCTAGAAAACAACCGGGAGAAAAAGTTGGGTGACTGTGATGGAGTGTGTGAAAAGGTGAACTTGGCTGGTACGGTCCTTTCCAAAGTTGACTCCGCTCCACCTGCAAAAGAGAAGATGGCCCAGCGAGAAACGACAGGAACGTTTGGACAGGCAAAGAACGCTAAGGGTTGGCCAAAGCCCATGGACACTGCTGGGGTCAGCGTCCGGAACAATGGCCTCTCCTGTGTAAGCGGCAGCAATCCAGCAGGAAGCCAGAATACAGACAAAAGCCCTGGCCTGGATGAACTTTCTAAGAAACCTGTCAATCCAAAATCAAAGGAAAGTGAAAAAAACATCTCCAGACTTGGTCCGTCTGCTGGGGAAGCCGCGCCGTCCACCTCCAAGCCTGGCAGTGAAGTGATTCGGACAAGGTAACGGCCTGTAGCCTCTTCTTTTCTACTCTTGGataataagaacataaagagGGTCCCTACTaaatagaccaagggtccatgtagtccaacatcctgcttcccacaatagccagtggctcctgccttttatatactactttcatagtgcaatatcctgcttggcgtagattaggccattgtccATTCAGCTGTTACGGCCAGTAGCTATTGATGGGCTTCTAACCGTCCTCCATGACCTGGTTGACTTCCCAGCTGAGACAGTGGCCGTGACCAAATCTTGGGGTGGCAAATCCCATAAATTAATCACACGCTGCCTGCTTTTTTGTGTGTCTCCCAACTCCACTGGCTCTCGCTGTCAGGCAAATGGAGCCAAAATGGAGCCAAATGGAGTAGTGTGACCTAGTGGCCAGAGGGCATGTTTGTTTTTCTAAAGGCGAAATTCTGTTATTAGGTGAGAGAAGATTATCTTCCCCGTGTTTTGGGACCCTCCCAATCCAGGTCTTCAGAgatccacattattattattattattattattattattattattattattattattccgccttttgcccaatactgggcctcaaggcagccttacaaagtttaaaagatatacattgtaaacctaggaaaagaaatgtacagaaattaaaattaaaaaatacagtattaaaacattaaatgcttAAACACATGACAAGTTTAAAggccttaacatagatggaggaccagtcCTGCTATAGTTTGATCAGCAGTTTTTTGGTCCCaacccctttggccctgcccaccaatgATATGCTGAAAGAGACTTGACACTCCTGTGATGTGTCttttagtgtgtgggggggggatcccaAAGTCACAgtagtgtaatacttttattagggccaacacagggctcctctaaacaagtgatttattgcatactcGTGATTAGCCACTCGTGGAAGTTTGCGGGTTGATTTCATGATGTCGTCGacatccaggacatctcctgcggaATCCTTTAGAAATAcagggataaaaagaaccacttttaaagtggtaatagccggAAAACAGCAGAATCGTCTGCcaatagatggcactgtctcaatagaactcaatggaactgaacagataggaagtattcaattcaatccCCTTGtgtcccctctcctcccatgtaacaCAGCCCATAACATTGCCCCAAAGAAACCCGGAAGCAGAAAAGCCTTGGGTAAATAACACATTACCCTTTATGTAGACACACTCTAAGAGGCCAGAAAGAAGTGTCTAAgattactttctttctttttgcttcgTAGGCTTTCAATCAATGTGCAGATGAGTGATACTCAAGAGAAGActtcaaagagaaaagaaggaagtGTCGACGGTCATGGAGGTAGAAGTGTGGATGTATcgtctcctttccctcctccttcgaCAGGCGAAGGAGCGAAACGTTTGCCTGAGCCTTGTAAAGCTAAGCTGCCCTCTAAGAGCAGCAGGACTGAACCCGCTCAAGACTCAAAAGGGCTGAGGTCACCTAATAAGCAAGGTGAGCGGAAGCCCAAACTCGTGGAACCAGTACAGCCAACACCACCTCTGGGAAAGACTGAAGAGAAAGGTGAGAGCCAAAGCAAGGCTGCATCAAGCCCTGGTTCTGTTGCAAAGGACTCTGGGAAAGATCCAGCAGGCTTGGCAAAAAGCCCCAAGGAAGCAACAAAAGACTCTATAAAAGATGATGACAAATCAGAATCTGCGGAATCAAGAAGTGCAGCCTTAGGGAGGCGAGAGAGCAGATCCAGTCAGGGGGCAGAAAATGCTAAATTGCTAGGAGCTGGCAAAGCGGAGGAGCTGGTCATTGGTAAGTCATTGGTCCTGTGTCACCTGAATGCTCTCCAGCAGTGGAACCAGGGTACACCGGGACAT
The sequence above is drawn from the Elgaria multicarinata webbii isolate HBS135686 ecotype San Diego chromosome 14, rElgMul1.1.pri, whole genome shotgun sequence genome and encodes:
- the MYLK3 gene encoding myosin light chain kinase 3 encodes the protein MDKKLNLLNEKVDKLLNDQEDLTGKLHKVNQGIEDLGKGLHKLSVSQTPAEQIGGVKRGPRSEDGIQQMDTQSVCFEILKLMKATHQDTSKYRERLEKMEKMVDSVDKVVKCLGDTFKNSKVVDFILRGGVPWRKGSLVGILEETKDKPEEKGAKGKHAPVNKGIQAEGKNSLEENNREKKLGDCDGVCEKVNLAGTVLSKVDSAPPAKEKMAQRETTGTFGQAKNAKGWPKPMDTAGVSVRNNGLSCVSGSNPAGSQNTDKSPGLDELSKKPVNPKSKESEKNISRLGPSAGEAAPSTSKPGSEVIRTRLSINVQMSDTQEKTSKRKEGSVDGHGGRSVDVSSPFPPPSTGEGAKRLPEPCKAKLPSKSSRTEPAQDSKGLRSPNKQGERKPKLVEPVQPTPPLGKTEEKGESQSKAASSPGSVAKDSGKDPAGLAKSPKEATKDSIKDDDKSESAESRSAALGRRESRSSQGAENAKLLGAGKAEELVIDDSPPPPAPFEHRIVSIKQTELTASYSVCHHEVLGGGRFGQVHKCTEKSTGLCLAAKIIKVKVAKEREEVKNEINIMNQLNHVNLIQLYDAFESKNNLTLIMEYVDGGELFDRIIDENYNLTELDAILFTKQICEGIHYLHQQYILHLDLKPENILCVNYTGNQIKIIDFGLARRYKPREKLKVNFGTPEFLAPEVVNYEFVSFPTDMWSVGVIAYMLVSGLSPFLGETDTETMNYIVNCSWDFDAEAFEQVSEEAKDFVSRLLIKEKSGRTSAANCLKHEWLTDLPAKAKKSKARLKSQLLLQRYMAQRKWKKHFYAVAAANRLKRFQSMSENPA